A window of the Burkholderia sp. 9120 genome harbors these coding sequences:
- a CDS encoding formyl transferase — MNSLTPSPQSPPSTPSSPSMPAITVLCSDGPHHLYLAGEILKTFGKVRLIVEPGHAQVSRLWRNRQYRAYGWTRYHQWRRSLFGYDAYRQRYFTQGEAPLTWDALLRDARVRLIETPWINDPCVVETLQEEGADAYIVMGTKKIGEAVLAQIPPDRILNLHGGHLPHYKGNHCFFFALHHGEFDKLSTTLHRVASGLDTGEIVSHHTVQFQQGDNSETLYSRAEKRAVDNLVARLKMDPDVTRWDSEPQPDAGATYRMRDRGPLLEIAHRFALLRHLHAVSAVRRKGNQAR; from the coding sequence GTGAACAGCTTGACCCCATCGCCCCAATCGCCCCCGTCCACCCCATCCAGCCCGTCGATGCCGGCCATCACCGTGCTGTGCTCGGACGGGCCGCATCATCTGTATCTGGCGGGCGAAATCCTGAAGACCTTCGGCAAGGTGCGCCTCATCGTCGAACCCGGCCACGCTCAGGTGTCGCGTTTGTGGCGTAACCGCCAATACCGCGCGTATGGCTGGACGCGTTATCACCAATGGCGGCGCAGCCTGTTCGGCTACGACGCGTACCGTCAGCGCTATTTCACGCAAGGCGAAGCGCCGCTCACCTGGGACGCGCTGCTCCGCGACGCCCGCGTTCGGCTGATCGAAACGCCGTGGATCAACGATCCCTGCGTCGTCGAAACCTTGCAGGAAGAGGGCGCCGACGCGTATATCGTGATGGGCACCAAGAAGATCGGCGAGGCCGTGCTCGCGCAGATTCCGCCGGACCGGATTCTCAATCTGCACGGCGGTCATCTGCCTCACTACAAGGGCAATCACTGCTTCTTCTTCGCGCTGCATCACGGCGAATTCGACAAGCTGAGCACAACGCTGCACCGCGTGGCGTCCGGTCTCGATACCGGCGAGATCGTCTCGCACCACACGGTGCAATTCCAGCAAGGCGACAATTCGGAAACGCTCTATTCGCGCGCCGAAAAACGGGCCGTGGACAACCTCGTCGCCCGCCTCAAGATGGACCCGGATGTCACGCGCTGGGACAGCGAACCGCAACCCGACGCGGGCGCGACTTACCGGATGCGCGATCGCGGCCCGCTGCTCGAAATCGCGCACCGCTTCGCACTGTTGCGCCACCTGCATGCGGTGTCGGCCGTGCGCCGGAAAGGGAATCAGGCTCGATGA
- a CDS encoding D-aminoacyl-tRNA deacylase, translating to MNHIVLAFCIDPAKDPVSSHVLARLLASGAFTPTDDSVDGHPVLRAQLGSVRCDLLQLDDVLSHDYPRYAPILNDGFGTADAVIIVNWHEGKNAPDPIFTVQTTGDIETGTFSPVDPTVTRALFLAVEAQRQKAGLGQFSTWMEATHWSGPLYGAASGKLVNLVKPSVIDLEIGSTPRAWSYPAAAAVLARALLTAFESPRKPAISLLGIGGTHFEAGFTQLLRDYGESQGLAFSHLLPNHWLVAHRYESSARLPDLLACARSIKGGVDAIAFHDNLKSSYKHQVQLLASELGVPAFSHRKLRSDDIAGLIRDARVES from the coding sequence ATGAACCACATCGTGCTAGCTTTTTGCATCGACCCGGCAAAAGATCCTGTTTCGTCGCATGTGCTCGCGCGACTGCTGGCCTCGGGCGCTTTCACGCCGACCGACGACAGCGTCGACGGCCACCCCGTGTTGCGTGCGCAACTGGGCAGCGTGCGCTGCGATCTGCTGCAACTCGACGACGTGCTGAGCCACGACTATCCCCGCTACGCGCCGATCCTCAACGACGGGTTCGGCACCGCCGACGCGGTCATCATCGTCAACTGGCACGAAGGCAAGAACGCGCCCGATCCAATCTTCACCGTGCAAACCACGGGCGACATCGAAACCGGCACCTTCAGCCCCGTCGATCCCACCGTGACGCGCGCGCTGTTCCTCGCGGTGGAAGCGCAGCGGCAAAAGGCCGGCCTCGGGCAATTCTCGACGTGGATGGAGGCGACGCACTGGTCCGGGCCACTGTACGGCGCCGCGTCGGGCAAGCTGGTCAACCTCGTGAAGCCCTCGGTGATCGATCTGGAGATCGGCAGCACGCCGCGCGCGTGGTCGTATCCGGCCGCCGCCGCGGTGCTCGCGCGGGCGCTGCTCACGGCGTTCGAGTCACCGCGGAAACCGGCGATTTCGCTCCTCGGGATCGGCGGCACGCATTTCGAAGCGGGCTTCACGCAACTGCTGCGCGACTACGGCGAATCGCAAGGGCTCGCGTTTTCGCATCTGCTGCCGAATCACTGGCTGGTTGCGCATCGTTATGAATCGTCGGCGCGGCTGCCTGATCTGCTGGCCTGCGCCCGCTCGATCAAAGGCGGCGTGGACGCGATTGCGTTCCACGACAATCTGAAAAGCAGCTACAAACATCAGGTGCAATTGCTTGCCAGCGAGCTTGGCGTGCCGGCGTTCTCGCACCGCAAACTGCGATCGGACGACATAGCCGGTCTGATTCGCGACGCCCGCGTCGAATCGTGA
- a CDS encoding LysE family translocator — MNSALIAQLSQVALFSIPLTISPGPNNLMMTTNCAQFGFRRTLPSLVGISLGVFVLFMVVALGLGGVLARYPQLHLALKVVGSAYILYLSYLLFTSHSSSAQKKSTERPITFVQAALLQVLNPKIWLLAATACSTFLPLTGNVHVDAILLSLTLGAIFFPCNSIWALFGLVMRGVMRGRAFYRTMGLMTASSVFFVLF, encoded by the coding sequence ATGAACAGCGCCCTGATTGCCCAGCTTTCGCAGGTCGCGCTGTTTTCGATCCCGCTGACCATTTCGCCGGGGCCGAACAATCTGATGATGACCACCAATTGCGCCCAGTTCGGTTTCCGGCGCACGCTGCCTTCGCTGGTCGGCATTTCGCTCGGCGTGTTCGTGCTGTTCATGGTGGTGGCGCTGGGTCTCGGCGGCGTGCTGGCCCGCTATCCGCAACTGCATCTCGCACTGAAAGTGGTGGGTTCCGCGTACATTCTGTATCTGTCGTATCTGCTGTTCACGTCGCATTCGTCGAGCGCGCAGAAGAAATCGACCGAACGGCCGATCACTTTCGTTCAGGCGGCCTTGCTGCAGGTGTTGAATCCGAAGATCTGGCTGCTCGCGGCAACGGCCTGTTCCACGTTTCTCCCCCTGACCGGCAACGTGCATGTCGACGCGATTCTGCTGTCGCTCACGCTCGGCGCGATCTTCTTTCCGTGCAACTCGATCTGGGCGCTGTTCGGACTCGTGATGCGCGGGGTCATGCGCGGCCGGGCGTTTTACCGGACCATGGGGTTGATGACCGCGTCGTCGGTCTTTTTCGTGCTGTTTTGA
- a CDS encoding UDP-N-acetylglucosamine 1-carboxyvinyltransferase, whose protein sequence is MSNLIVHGGLPLRGEITPSANKNAVLPILCATLLTDQPVRLIGVPEITDVKKILDIFRALGSDVSVDFSTGLLDLHHHATTFDPVTNKLPEEMRSSIMLVPPLLARFNVARLESDVKGCTLGVREIDPHVEVFERFGARVKRTDESLIVRTERRMAANDHWLDYASVTTTENFALCAAAADGTSTLTNAASEPHVQEFCRFLAMLGVGIDGIGTSRLSVTGGKRLGGGEFRFSEDFHEIATFLALGAITGGDIVVRNSAPEQFPLIDRTFAKFGVDVVHRDGWSRAHSNGALQVRRPFTQNILTKVEAAPWPYVPVDLLPIFVALGVKAEGSAMFWNKVYDGAMGWTSELSKFGAHVFLSDPHRLITFGGLTLSPARVESPYIIRVAIALLMVAASIEGRSEIMNALPIRRAHPRFVENLRSVGANVEWTSSE, encoded by the coding sequence ATGTCCAACCTGATCGTCCACGGCGGCCTGCCGTTACGCGGCGAAATCACGCCGTCCGCCAACAAGAACGCTGTTCTGCCGATTCTCTGCGCTACCCTCCTCACCGATCAACCGGTACGCCTGATCGGCGTGCCCGAGATCACCGACGTCAAGAAAATCCTCGACATCTTCCGCGCGCTGGGCAGCGATGTGTCGGTGGACTTCTCGACCGGCCTGCTCGATCTGCATCACCACGCCACCACCTTCGATCCGGTCACAAACAAGCTGCCCGAGGAGATGCGTTCGTCGATCATGCTGGTGCCGCCGCTGCTCGCGCGTTTCAACGTGGCGCGGCTGGAAAGCGACGTGAAAGGCTGCACGCTCGGCGTGCGCGAGATCGACCCGCACGTCGAGGTGTTCGAGCGTTTCGGCGCTCGCGTCAAGCGCACCGACGAGTCGTTGATCGTGCGTACCGAGCGGCGCATGGCCGCCAACGATCACTGGCTCGACTATGCGTCGGTGACCACCACCGAAAACTTCGCACTGTGCGCGGCGGCGGCCGACGGCACCTCCACGCTCACCAACGCGGCGTCCGAGCCGCACGTGCAGGAGTTCTGCCGCTTTCTCGCGATGCTCGGCGTAGGCATCGACGGTATCGGCACCTCGCGGCTCAGCGTGACGGGCGGCAAGCGGCTCGGCGGCGGCGAGTTCCGCTTCAGCGAAGACTTCCACGAAATCGCCACGTTTCTCGCGCTGGGCGCGATCACCGGCGGCGACATCGTGGTCAGGAACTCGGCGCCCGAGCAGTTCCCGCTGATCGACCGCACCTTCGCGAAGTTCGGTGTCGACGTGGTGCATCGCGATGGCTGGTCGCGCGCGCATAGCAACGGCGCGCTGCAGGTGCGCCGGCCGTTCACCCAGAACATTCTCACCAAGGTCGAAGCCGCGCCGTGGCCGTATGTGCCGGTCGATCTGCTGCCGATCTTCGTCGCGCTCGGCGTGAAGGCCGAGGGCAGCGCAATGTTCTGGAACAAGGTTTATGACGGCGCGATGGGCTGGACCAGCGAACTGTCCAAGTTCGGCGCGCACGTGTTCCTGTCCGATCCGCACCGGCTGATCACGTTCGGCGGGCTGACGCTGAGCCCGGCGCGCGTCGAGAGCCCGTACATCATTCGCGTGGCGATTGCGTTGCTGATGGTCGCGGCCAGTATTGAAGGACGCTCGGAGATCATGAATGCACTGCCGATCCGCCGCGCGCATCCGCGTTTCGTCGAGAATTTGCGTTCGGTGGGCGCGAACGTGGAGTGGACCAGCAGCGAATAA
- a CDS encoding AraC family transcriptional regulator, which translates to MHLPSGIVVSEWTGRNTLTEYQSSNENVLSVYLSGGENCNQVLGRQILRRGFKNAVCLFPIGEGQSQWQITERLNFLHVYFDPRNFEESLLQSLRQPPESYSFREVFQEASPVISAAAASIALADWDDKSLLLGVDGLMSWILLNTIRSYAATDLDAPNTRGRFSAQQTKLLRDYLSDNLGEPVRLEDLASLVSLSRYHFLRKFKTTFGHSPHAFLTHARMSRAHNLLKNSPQKITTIALECGYAQHSQFTTAFKKHFGYPPRALRGL; encoded by the coding sequence ATGCACTTGCCGTCGGGCATCGTGGTGTCGGAATGGACCGGCCGCAATACGCTCACCGAGTATCAAAGCTCGAACGAAAACGTGCTGAGCGTGTATCTGTCGGGCGGGGAAAACTGCAACCAGGTGCTGGGCCGGCAGATTTTGCGGCGCGGCTTCAAGAACGCGGTCTGCCTGTTCCCTATTGGCGAAGGCCAGTCGCAGTGGCAGATCACCGAGCGGCTGAATTTCCTGCACGTGTATTTCGATCCGCGCAACTTCGAGGAAAGCCTGCTGCAGTCGCTGCGCCAGCCGCCGGAGAGTTATTCGTTCCGCGAGGTGTTCCAGGAGGCGTCGCCGGTCATTAGCGCAGCGGCCGCGAGCATCGCGCTCGCCGATTGGGACGACAAGTCGCTGCTGCTCGGCGTAGACGGTCTGATGAGCTGGATTCTGCTCAACACGATCCGCTCGTATGCCGCCACGGATCTGGACGCGCCGAATACGCGCGGCCGTTTCTCGGCCCAGCAGACCAAACTGCTGCGCGACTATCTGAGCGACAACCTCGGCGAACCGGTGCGGCTCGAAGATCTGGCGAGCCTGGTGAGTCTCAGCCGGTATCACTTTCTGCGTAAATTCAAGACCACCTTCGGCCACTCGCCGCATGCGTTTCTGACCCACGCGAGAATGAGCCGTGCGCACAACCTGTTGAAGAACAGTCCGCAGAAGATCACCACCATCGCGCTCGAATGCGGCTACGCGCAGCATAGCCAGTTCACGACCGCGTTCAAGAAGCACTTCGGCTATCCGCCGAGAGCGCTTCGAGGGCTTTGA
- a CDS encoding lyase family protein has product MAIIYVESNTTGFGHRLLEVSCLYDSVHFFISDPARYAFLDQLPAGVNVVRCDTRSVDALREACAQIDAIRYVVSTSDAFIDIAARLSDELGLPTNSAAAIALCRDKLRLQDVLRDSGVAYPHTTTIRSADAVARLSFPVIVKPRQGTGSIGVRLVESAQDFPDQFDDDMICQRFIPGTEFSVESFSDADGHQILGVTRKFVTKPPHFLELAHVFPADLDTAIRSRIVDTVRRALDAVGYSFGPAHTEVKVHDGAVSIIEINARLAGGMIPTLMERSFGWSMAELYIRSYLAGRSQFVVPTPALYSAVAFVVPEVGRRYVGIDFPSDCADAGMFRSEGVNAGKFDFSDRAGYVISVGRSAMSALRQSLSLRMRSAVLYDDRREPPPDAQTIHEIVYRKNGPSFGALTDTLLVIEKAHLTMLRQQRMLSAPQFEALKQAVLALEADPGLLRNHNSGRGDYFDYENYVIDRCGRETGGMIQAARSRNDINSTHLSLTLREALSRVSSRTVDLAAVLARRANETADILLPIYSQYQTAMPGSAGHYLVAQCQILLDTLGALSALHDSLSVSPLGACAGAGTTFATDTHSTAALLGFASGPSNSLRAISDKNHAQRGVYLLTELSGNLNRIASDLQLWTMRELALVALPDAMYGGSSNMPQKRNPYLLEWLRLGHERNAARLTMAVSSLSHLPTGNSYQASRTAIETLVESTVQIVDMLTVLTYAIDGARFDADAARRALEAGNGCATLAAERLVQQHEASFRDAHSRVGRALAPAAMTTAPTSGDASARALLASINDELTTGHVFERLSGGGGPSADNTRAAWKALDAQLRDARRHHLARDARAAALARELDRRFRRTL; this is encoded by the coding sequence ATGGCGATCATTTACGTCGAATCGAACACCACGGGCTTTGGGCACCGCTTGCTGGAGGTGTCGTGTCTGTATGACAGTGTCCATTTCTTCATTAGCGACCCGGCGCGCTATGCCTTTCTGGACCAGTTGCCGGCCGGGGTGAATGTCGTACGTTGCGATACGCGTTCAGTCGACGCGCTTCGCGAGGCGTGTGCGCAGATCGACGCGATCCGCTATGTCGTGTCGACGAGCGATGCGTTCATCGACATCGCCGCGCGGCTGTCCGACGAACTCGGTTTGCCGACCAACTCCGCCGCGGCCATTGCGCTATGCCGCGACAAGCTGCGCTTGCAGGACGTGCTGCGCGACAGCGGCGTCGCGTATCCGCACACCACCACGATCCGCTCCGCCGACGCCGTGGCGCGCCTGAGCTTTCCGGTGATCGTCAAGCCGAGGCAAGGCACGGGCAGCATCGGCGTTCGGCTGGTTGAAAGCGCGCAGGACTTTCCGGATCAATTCGACGACGACATGATCTGCCAGCGCTTCATTCCGGGCACGGAGTTTTCGGTCGAATCGTTCAGCGACGCCGACGGCCATCAGATTCTCGGCGTCACGCGCAAGTTCGTCACCAAGCCGCCGCACTTCCTCGAACTGGCCCACGTGTTTCCGGCCGACCTCGACACCGCGATTCGCTCGCGGATCGTCGATACGGTGCGGCGCGCGCTCGACGCGGTCGGCTACAGCTTCGGCCCCGCGCATACCGAGGTGAAGGTACACGACGGCGCGGTATCGATCATCGAAATCAACGCGCGGCTCGCCGGCGGCATGATTCCGACGCTGATGGAGCGCTCGTTCGGCTGGTCGATGGCGGAGCTGTATATACGCAGCTATCTGGCCGGCCGCAGCCAGTTCGTGGTGCCGACGCCCGCGCTCTACAGCGCCGTTGCGTTCGTGGTGCCGGAGGTAGGGCGTCGCTATGTCGGCATCGACTTTCCGAGCGATTGCGCCGACGCCGGCATGTTTCGCAGCGAAGGCGTCAACGCGGGCAAGTTCGACTTTTCCGACCGCGCGGGTTATGTGATTTCGGTTGGCCGTAGCGCAATGTCGGCGCTGCGGCAAAGCCTGTCGCTGCGTATGCGTTCTGCTGTGCTCTATGACGACCGGCGCGAACCGCCGCCCGACGCGCAGACGATTCACGAGATCGTCTACCGCAAAAACGGGCCGAGCTTCGGCGCACTGACCGACACGCTGCTCGTGATCGAAAAAGCTCACCTGACGATGCTGCGTCAGCAACGCATGCTCAGCGCTCCCCAGTTCGAGGCGTTGAAACAGGCCGTGCTCGCGCTGGAAGCCGATCCGGGTCTGCTACGCAATCACAACTCCGGCCGCGGCGATTACTTCGATTACGAAAACTACGTGATCGACCGGTGCGGACGCGAAACGGGCGGCATGATCCAGGCGGCTCGCTCGCGCAACGACATCAACAGCACGCATCTGTCGCTGACCTTGCGCGAGGCGCTGTCGCGGGTGAGTTCACGCACCGTCGATCTGGCCGCCGTGCTGGCGCGCCGTGCCAACGAAACCGCCGACATACTGTTGCCGATTTACAGCCAGTATCAAACGGCCATGCCGGGTTCGGCCGGTCACTATCTGGTCGCGCAATGCCAGATCCTGCTGGATACGCTGGGTGCGTTATCGGCTTTGCATGACAGCCTGAGCGTGTCGCCGCTCGGCGCCTGCGCGGGCGCGGGGACGACGTTCGCCACCGACACGCACAGCACCGCGGCCTTGCTCGGCTTCGCGAGCGGCCCGTCGAATTCGTTGCGGGCGATCAGCGACAAGAATCATGCGCAGCGCGGCGTGTATCTGCTGACCGAACTGAGCGGCAACCTGAACCGGATCGCCAGCGACCTGCAACTGTGGACCATGCGCGAGCTGGCGCTCGTCGCATTGCCGGACGCGATGTATGGCGGCTCGTCCAACATGCCGCAAAAGCGCAACCCGTACCTGCTCGAATGGCTGCGTCTCGGCCACGAACGCAACGCCGCCCGCTTGACGATGGCCGTATCGTCGCTGTCGCATCTGCCGACCGGCAACTCCTATCAGGCGAGCCGCACGGCTATCGAAACGCTGGTCGAATCGACCGTGCAGATCGTGGATATGCTGACCGTGCTGACCTATGCGATCGACGGCGCGCGTTTCGATGCCGACGCCGCACGTCGCGCGCTTGAAGCGGGTAACGGTTGCGCGACGCTCGCGGCGGAACGGCTGGTGCAGCAGCACGAGGCGTCGTTCCGCGATGCCCACTCGCGGGTGGGCCGCGCACTCGCGCCGGCCGCCATGACCACAGCGCCCACATCCGGCGACGCAAGCGCGCGAGCTTTGCTCGCCAGCATCAACGACGAACTGACCACCGGCCACGTATTCGAGCGGCTCAGCGGCGGCGGCGGCCCATCGGCGGATAACACGCGCGCGGCATGGAAAGCCCTCGACGCGCAACTCCGCGACGCCCGCCGACATCATCTGGCGCGCGACGCGCGTGCCGCCGCGCTCGCGCGCGAACTCGATCGCCGCTTCAGGAGAACCCTGTGA
- a CDS encoding LysR family transcriptional regulator, which translates to MTLKSPTSPKSHIPPLASLRAFEATVRLGGFARAATELSVSTSAVSHQIRGLEDLLGARLLERSTGLGGIGLTEAGASLLPAVSHALSLLEEACSQVKGVPKKLTVAANGSFSSMWLARRLAEFSARYPETPLSAITLDGEPEFARHEVDVAIVHIHVDKVRADDLVLFREEVFPVCAPELHPFASKAVCRCRLLQETHENAPEFEWRNWKGQFGLPSDFETKIVRYSGFSQVLGAAIGGAGIALGRLPLIEADLRSGRLMRLFPDLSRPASWCFVLRTAPERRHKLLEPLIEFLRLEAALPAAQASSSTVAAGV; encoded by the coding sequence ATGACCCTCAAGTCTCCCACGTCCCCCAAGTCGCATATCCCGCCGCTGGCCTCGCTGCGCGCTTTCGAAGCGACCGTGCGGCTCGGCGGCTTCGCCCGCGCCGCGACCGAACTGAGTGTGTCGACCAGCGCGGTCAGCCATCAGATTCGCGGCCTCGAAGACCTGCTCGGCGCGCGGCTGCTCGAACGCAGCACGGGCCTCGGCGGCATTGGCCTCACCGAGGCGGGCGCGAGCCTGCTGCCCGCCGTGAGCCACGCGCTGTCGCTGCTGGAAGAGGCCTGCTCGCAGGTCAAGGGCGTACCGAAGAAACTGACCGTGGCGGCCAACGGTTCGTTTTCGTCGATGTGGCTCGCGCGCCGTCTCGCCGAATTTTCGGCGCGCTATCCCGAGACGCCGTTGAGCGCGATCACGCTGGATGGCGAGCCGGAGTTCGCCCGTCATGAGGTCGATGTCGCCATCGTGCATATTCATGTGGACAAGGTGCGTGCCGACGATCTCGTGCTGTTTCGCGAGGAGGTCTTCCCGGTCTGCGCGCCGGAACTGCATCCGTTCGCGTCGAAGGCGGTGTGCCGCTGCCGTCTGCTGCAGGAAACCCATGAGAACGCGCCCGAATTCGAATGGCGCAACTGGAAGGGGCAGTTCGGCTTGCCCAGCGACTTCGAAACCAAGATCGTCCGTTATAGCGGCTTTAGCCAGGTGCTCGGCGCGGCGATCGGCGGCGCTGGAATCGCGCTCGGACGCTTGCCGCTGATCGAAGCGGATCTGCGCAGCGGCCGTCTGATGCGGCTTTTTCCGGACCTGTCGCGGCCGGCGTCGTGGTGCTTCGTGCTGCGCACGGCGCCGGAACGCCGGCATAAGCTGCTCGAACCGTTGATCGAGTTTCTGCGTCTGGAGGCGGCGTTGCCGGCGGCGCAGGCGAGTTCGTCGACGGTGGCGGCGGGCGTGTAA